A window of the Diabrotica undecimpunctata isolate CICGRU chromosome 1, icDiaUnde3, whole genome shotgun sequence genome harbors these coding sequences:
- the LOC140448849 gene encoding protein dj-1beta-like encodes MYIISKLVTRVIPKSQNLLPIVFLGKHWYSNSSIMAPKALIFLASGAEEMEFVITADVLVRGGVDVTVASLTDNKLVKCSRGVQIQSDIAIKDANSKGPFDVIVLPGGLGGTKEMSESKEVGELLKGQESSGRIIAAICAAPLALKAHGIAKGKNLTSYPSVKKDLLDGSEGYQYKEEKVVVDDKLITSRGPGTAFDFALTLVQKLVGKEKAKDVANGILVSWANHTVIGHSRKFQL; translated from the exons ATGTATATAATTTCAAAACTTGTCACTCGAGTAATACCCAAAAGTCAAAATTTGTTACCAATTGTTTTCTTGGGTAAACACTGGTATTCCAATTCCAGCATTATGGCACcaaaagccttaattttcttagCATCTGGAGCTGAAGAGATGGAATTTGTGATTACAGCTGATGTTCTAGTAAGAGGAGGAGTAGATGTTACAGTAGCCAGTCTAACAGATAATAAACTAGTAAAATGTAGTCGAGGAGTACAAATTCAATCCGACATTGCTATAAAAGATGCTAATAGTAAAGGACCATTTGACGTAATTGTTCTGCCTGGTGGTCTAGGAGGTACAAAAGAAATGTCAGAGTCCAAGGAAGTTGGCGAACTACTGAAGGGGCAAGAATCTAGTGGTAGGATTATAGCAGCAATATGTGCTGCCCCATTAGCACTCAAAGCCCATGGAATTGCCAAAGGAAAGAACTTGACCTCATATCCTAGTGTTAAAAAAGATTTATTGGATGGCAGTGAAGGTTATCAGTATAAAGAAGAGAAAGTAGTTGTCGATGATAAACTAATAACAAGCAGAGGACCTGGAACTGCTTTCGATTTTGCTTTGACATTAGTTCAAAAGCTTGTAGGAAAAGAAAAAGCTAAGGATGTAGCTAATGGAATCCTTGTATCATG gGCAAACCATACAGTTATTGGACACTCAAgaaaatttcaactttaa